CCAGTGGTGAAATCCACGCACTTGTTCCGGTAGTAACTACCAGTAAAGTCCCCGGTGGGCAACTTATCACGGAAACCAACCTCATCGCCGTTTCGGAAGAGGGAAATGATCGCTGGTATTTTTTAGAAACCACGTCCATAGATGAAAGGAATGTAACCAAAGTATTGGAAAAATGGGACGGAAGCCTGATCCTTCCTTTCAAAAAAGCACCTGTCTTCAAGGAAGACAAAAAATAAAAAACCCTTCCAAATTCGGAAGGGCATCAATCATTAAAGATTCCTGATTTTCCATTTTGCTTTGAGATAGCCCCAAACTACTTTGGGGCTCATTGCTTTTTTCCCCTGGAAGCCTCCATCATATCCCACAACTCCTGAGGAATCATTTCCAAATTATTGAATTCTCCAGCTCCCATGAGCCATTCACCTCCATCAATGGTAATCACTTCCCCATTGATATAAGCAGAAAAATCAGATACCAAATAAGCCGCTAGATTTGCAAGCTCCTGATGCTCCCCTACCCGCCCTACAGGCACTTTTTTGGCTGGATCGAATTTCTTGACCAAATCCCCCGGAAGTAACCTGCTCCAAGCACCCTCAGTAGGGAATGGCCCGGGAGCAATGGCATTGCTGCGGATTTTATATTTGGCCCATTCCACGGCCAAAGACCGGGTCATGGCCAACACACCGGCCTTGGCTGCTGCACTGGGAACGACATAACCCGATCCTGTCCAGGCATAGGTTGTCACAATATTCAAAAAGGTCCCGGCCTGTTTTTCCTTGATCCAGTGCTTACCCGCAGTCAAGGTTACATTTGAAGTACCTTTCAGAACAATATCTAATACCGTATTGAAAGCATTGGTGGATAGCCTTTCGGTTGGGCTGATAAAATTACCGGCGGCATTGTTCAATACCACATCTACCCTTCCATAATGGGCTATGGCATCAGTCCACATTTTTTCGACCTGTTCAATCTCCCTTACATCACAGGCCAATGCCAAGACATTCCCGCCAGTTTCCTTTTCCATTTCTTTGGCTGTTTCCTGAAGCACCTCCAATTTTCTGCTGGTGATGACAAGGTTGGCTCCCAATTTCAAAAAATACAGCCCCATGGATTTCCCCAAACCAGTTCCTCCACCTGTAACTAATATAGTTTTACCTCTCAAAGCACCTTCTTTGAGCATTCCTTCTGTGTAATTCATATCATTTGGATTTATTGACCGTTGAATATAGGTAATCCCAAAACCAAAAAAAAGGTTGGAACGGGCAATTTGGCATCATTTTAAATGTCAATGAAAGAAAGTAGATTTACATCCTCATTATTTGGCTATGTTACAGAGATTCTTATTTCTTGCACTGGGTATTTTAGTTCTCGTTAGTTGTAATACGGACATAGATAAAAACATCACCACAGATTTACAGGTTGAAGGAAAAGAGATCTTCCATATCAATTTGGGTTTGGAGGACGCCTATTATTTCGCTTTTCAGTCATTGGATTTTTACAGAACAGTCATTCCCGACTCCTTACCCAGCTGTCCCACCGTCACCATCAATGAGGCGGAAAGAAAAGTAACCCTAACCTTTGATAAATCCGCCAATTGCACTTCGGGCAAAAAACTACAAAGGTCTGGAAAAATCCATTTGCAATACCTGAATGCAAATGCCCTGGAATCCATTACCCGATTGGAATATGAAGATTATGAGGTCAGAAAAATCAAAATAGAAGGGCGAAGGGATTTTAAACAAGTCAGAAGTTTGACCAACCCCAATAGGAGAACTGAAGAGTTTGAAGACCTCTTATTCATCGATGAGTTTGAATCTTCTAGCAGGCTCAGGGGCAACTATGAATTTCAATTGACCTTTCTGAACGGAAGGCTCTCAGGCTTTGAAAGCTTTGGCAGTCTGGAAGGAAGGAACATCACAGGAAGGCCGATCACCATGGACCCATTGGCG
This Cecembia calidifontis DNA region includes the following protein-coding sequences:
- a CDS encoding SDR family oxidoreductase; this translates as MNYTEGMLKEGALRGKTILVTGGGTGLGKSMGLYFLKLGANLVITSRKLEVLQETAKEMEKETGGNVLALACDVREIEQVEKMWTDAIAHYGRVDVVLNNAAGNFISPTERLSTNAFNTVLDIVLKGTSNVTLTAGKHWIKEKQAGTFLNIVTTYAWTGSGYVVPSAAAKAGVLAMTRSLAVEWAKYKIRSNAIAPGPFPTEGAWSRLLPGDLVKKFDPAKKVPVGRVGEHQELANLAAYLVSDFSAYINGEVITIDGGEWLMGAGEFNNLEMIPQELWDMMEASRGKKQ